A stretch of Sulfurimonas autotrophica DSM 16294 DNA encodes these proteins:
- a CDS encoding M99 family carboxypeptidase catalytic domain-containing protein, with amino-acid sequence MSPVFKICIALILSSVLSANINLIKKENSDSNTTLLVIGGIHGNEPGGYFAPEILATHYTIKSKNLWIIPTLNKASIIANKRGIHGDMNRKFNHIKNNDKDKKIVEEIKKIILLPNISLILNLHDGHGFYRKKSEGNIYNPDAWGQTCVIDQCKLLRAQPFGDLNGIALTVKDNINKKLLKKHHSFNVKNTNTKNEDIQMQQSLTYFAVKHSKPAFAIETSKNLSSLAQKVFYQLVAIEEYMKIMDIDYTRDFNLNIEEISKIIKNYGTLVINHNFLLNLNNIKKSLSYIPIESKSNEFYFSNPLGEVKKKRGRYLVYIGNKLVTTLRPQYFKMSKNCQNKFKFVVDGKEVSLPKASEFYVNDDFKVIKAKNYRVNVIGYYKKGTSDESLIDISLNNLNKKYSIDNTNKTYRIEIYDNDEFCSMLLVHFK; translated from the coding sequence ATGTCTCCTGTTTTCAAAATATGTATAGCGCTTATTCTCTCATCTGTCCTGAGTGCAAATATCAATTTAATAAAAAAAGAAAATAGTGACTCAAACACTACTCTGTTAGTTATAGGCGGTATTCACGGCAATGAACCCGGCGGCTATTTTGCACCTGAAATTTTAGCAACACATTATACAATCAAATCAAAAAATTTATGGATAATTCCAACCTTAAATAAAGCGAGTATTATTGCAAACAAACGTGGTATACATGGTGATATGAATAGAAAATTCAACCACATCAAAAACAATGATAAAGATAAAAAAATTGTTGAAGAAATCAAAAAAATTATTCTTTTACCCAATATTTCACTAATTTTAAATTTACATGACGGCCATGGATTTTACCGCAAAAAGAGTGAAGGAAATATTTATAATCCCGATGCATGGGGACAAACCTGTGTTATAGACCAGTGTAAGCTCTTGCGAGCACAGCCTTTTGGTGATCTCAACGGCATAGCATTAACTGTAAAAGACAATATAAATAAAAAACTGCTCAAAAAACACCATAGTTTTAATGTTAAAAATACAAATACTAAAAATGAGGATATACAAATGCAGCAATCCCTTACTTATTTTGCAGTAAAACATTCAAAACCTGCATTTGCTATAGAAACAAGTAAGAACTTATCTTCTTTGGCTCAAAAAGTATTTTATCAATTAGTCGCCATTGAAGAATATATGAAAATCATGGATATCGACTATACAAGGGACTTTAACCTAAATATAGAAGAGATTTCAAAAATAATAAAAAATTATGGCACTTTAGTAATAAATCACAATTTTTTGTTAAATTTAAATAATATAAAAAAATCTTTAAGCTATATTCCGATAGAATCAAAAAGTAACGAGTTTTATTTTTCCAATCCATTGGGCGAAGTAAAAAAGAAAAGAGGTAGATACTTAGTGTACATAGGCAACAAATTAGTGACCACACTGAGACCTCAGTACTTTAAAATGTCGAAAAATTGTCAAAATAAATTTAAGTTTGTTGTAGATGGCAAGGAAGTTTCTCTACCGAAAGCTTCAGAATTTTATGTAAATGACGATTTTAAAGTTATCAAAGCTAAGAACTACCGTGTTAATGTTATTGGTTATTATAAAAAAGGCACATCTGACGAGAGTCTGATTGATATATCTTTAAATAATTTGAATAAAAAATATTCGATTGATAATACTAACAAAACTTACAGAATAGAAATTTACGACAATGATGAATTTTGTTCCATGTTACTAGTTCATTTTAAATAG
- a CDS encoding L,D-transpeptidase family protein yields the protein MENKFYTRTVNILLTLFLSTSIFASDNKILTNYRLHGIKNIEKALDKSLTETTYWKEYLKNKDTKFGYIESYTNILLCDKSKSELLIYSKDSNNTYKLRKEYSAFTGKLKGDKRKEGDLKTPIGVYDIIKKISKVDSFYGPMAFVTSYPNLYDRYEGKTGQGIWIHGLPTNQERDAFTKGCIAINNKSIECMNRNIDIKKTVLIIKENANDSTTPSKKTLSQLLSTLYAWRYAWLYNETENYLNFYAPEFKRYDGMDFKRFKKYKTRIFAKYESKTILFRNINIVTYPNMKSVYRITFDEEYKSNSFSFNGRKVLIVKLQDNKFNIITEK from the coding sequence ATGGAAAATAAGTTCTACACTAGAACTGTCAATATCTTATTGACTCTTTTTCTTTCAACTTCTATTTTTGCTTCAGACAATAAAATATTAACAAATTATAGACTCCATGGTATTAAAAATATCGAAAAAGCACTAGATAAAAGTCTTACAGAGACAACGTATTGGAAAGAATATCTCAAAAATAAAGACACAAAATTTGGCTATATAGAATCATATACAAATATCTTATTATGTGACAAGTCAAAATCAGAGCTTTTAATCTATTCAAAAGATTCCAACAACACATACAAGCTCCGAAAAGAATACAGCGCATTTACCGGAAAACTTAAAGGGGACAAAAGAAAGGAAGGAGACCTTAAAACGCCTATTGGTGTTTATGATATCATAAAAAAAATATCTAAAGTTGATTCTTTTTACGGTCCGATGGCTTTTGTTACTTCTTATCCAAATTTATATGATAGATACGAAGGTAAAACAGGACAAGGTATCTGGATTCATGGTTTACCTACAAATCAAGAAAGAGATGCGTTTACAAAAGGCTGCATTGCTATTAACAATAAAAGCATTGAGTGTATGAATAGGAATATAGATATTAAAAAAACAGTTCTTATTATTAAAGAAAATGCGAATGACAGTACTACTCCTTCTAAGAAAACACTCTCACAGCTTCTCTCTACACTTTATGCATGGCGCTATGCTTGGCTCTATAATGAAACAGAGAATTATCTTAATTTTTATGCACCGGAATTTAAAAGATATGATGGAATGGATTTTAAAAGATTTAAAAAATATAAGACAAGAATTTTTGCCAAGTATGAAAGTAAAACTATACTGTTTCGCAATATCAATATTGTCACCTATCCAAATATGAAAAGTGTGTATAGAATAACTTTTGATGAAGAGTATAAATCCAATAGTTTTTCTTTTAATGGACGAAAAGTTCTAATTGTTAAGCTGCAAGATAATAAATTTAATATAATAACAGAGAAATAG
- the era gene encoding GTPase Era, whose protein sequence is MTKAGFVSLIGRPNAGKSTLMNSLLGEKIAMVSQKANATRKRSNAIVMHENAQIIFVDTPGLHEKEKMLNQFMLDEALKAMGDCDLIVYLAPVTDSTEHYEKFLQINNGRVKHIIVLSKIDQVSQEKLFKAIGSYNKYADHFEALIPVAIPRKVGHKDLLDIIAKNLPDSPYLYDPEDLTSELVRDIYAGFVREAIFENISDEVPYESDVIIDSIEEEAGIDRIYATIIIEKESQKGIIIGKGGEAVKRIGKSAREKIERLSGKKAYLNLQVTVKKGWTKDKNFLKEIGYDNGK, encoded by the coding sequence ATGACTAAAGCTGGTTTCGTTTCCTTAATCGGACGTCCAAATGCGGGTAAAAGTACCCTTATGAACTCACTCTTAGGTGAAAAAATTGCAATGGTAAGCCAAAAGGCAAATGCTACAAGAAAACGCTCAAATGCAATTGTTATGCATGAGAATGCACAAATTATTTTTGTTGACACACCCGGTCTGCATGAAAAAGAAAAAATGTTGAATCAATTTATGCTTGATGAAGCACTCAAAGCGATGGGTGATTGTGATCTCATCGTTTATCTGGCTCCTGTTACTGACTCCACAGAGCATTATGAAAAATTTCTGCAAATCAATAACGGACGAGTGAAGCATATAATAGTACTGAGTAAAATTGATCAGGTTTCTCAAGAAAAACTTTTTAAGGCTATTGGTTCATATAATAAATATGCTGATCATTTTGAAGCACTTATTCCTGTTGCTATACCTCGTAAAGTCGGACATAAAGATTTACTGGATATTATTGCAAAAAATTTGCCGGACTCACCTTATCTTTATGATCCCGAGGATTTAACAAGTGAACTTGTTCGTGATATCTATGCAGGATTTGTCCGTGAAGCTATTTTTGAAAATATCAGCGATGAAGTGCCTTACGAATCTGATGTCATTATTGATTCAATTGAAGAAGAAGCCGGCATTGACAGAATTTATGCTACTATTATTATAGAAAAAGAGTCTCAAAAAGGTATTATTATTGGTAAAGGCGGAGAAGCAGTAAAAAGAATAGGAAAATCTGCTCGTGAAAAAATTGAAAGACTTAGTGGAAAAAAAGCTTATCTTAATCTCCAAGTAACAGTAAAAAAAGGCTGGACAAAAGATAAAAACTTCTTAAAAGAGATAGGATATGACAATGGAAAATAA
- the hslU gene encoding HslU--HslV peptidase ATPase subunit — translation MNLTPKEIVEYLDNYVIAQKDAKKTIALALRTRYRRMQLDDELKNEITPKNILMIGSTGVGKTEISRRLAKMMKVPFIKVEASKYTEVGFVGRDVESMIRDLVVNSISIVKAEQEKANKEKIENYIINKITEKLLPPLPAGASESKKDDYQRLLEAMEKRIESGEMDDKVIELEIEKLNVEFNDTNLPPEMAKVQESFSKVFATINKEDNKKEVTVKDAKILLRQEAATKLLDMTRVNAEALRRAENGGIIFLDEIDKIALSEKSQGRNDPSKEGVQRDLLPIVEGSSVSTKYGTINTDHILFIAAGAFHVSKPSDLIPELQGRFPLRVELEALTEDTLYKILTQTQSSLLKQYQALLAVEGMELIFEDEAVRAIAKLAHRANETAEDIGARRLHTVLELILEDISFNAAEYKGKEFIITAKLVHEKLDDAVEDEDLSRYIL, via the coding sequence ATGAATTTAACACCTAAAGAAATTGTAGAGTATTTAGACAACTATGTGATTGCTCAAAAAGATGCGAAAAAAACTATCGCACTTGCTCTGCGCACACGTTACAGACGTATGCAGCTTGATGATGAACTTAAAAATGAAATTACTCCCAAAAATATTTTAATGATAGGTTCAACAGGGGTCGGAAAAACTGAAATTTCTAGACGTTTGGCAAAAATGATGAAGGTGCCTTTTATTAAAGTGGAAGCAAGTAAATACACAGAAGTCGGTTTTGTCGGTCGTGATGTAGAGTCTATGATTCGTGATCTAGTTGTGAATTCTATCTCTATAGTAAAAGCTGAACAAGAAAAAGCCAACAAAGAAAAAATAGAAAACTACATCATTAATAAAATTACAGAAAAACTGCTTCCCCCTCTTCCTGCAGGTGCGAGTGAAAGTAAAAAAGACGATTATCAAAGACTGCTTGAAGCGATGGAAAAGCGCATAGAATCAGGTGAAATGGACGACAAAGTAATAGAACTTGAAATTGAAAAACTCAATGTAGAATTTAACGATACAAACCTGCCGCCGGAAATGGCAAAAGTCCAGGAAAGTTTTTCCAAAGTATTTGCAACAATTAACAAAGAAGACAACAAAAAAGAAGTGACTGTAAAAGACGCAAAAATACTTCTTCGACAAGAAGCGGCTACAAAGCTTCTTGATATGACAAGAGTCAATGCCGAAGCACTCAGACGAGCTGAAAACGGAGGCATTATTTTCCTTGATGAAATAGATAAAATAGCACTTAGTGAAAAAAGCCAGGGTAGAAATGACCCTTCAAAAGAAGGCGTACAAAGAGACTTACTCCCGATTGTAGAAGGAAGCAGTGTTTCAACAAAATATGGAACTATTAACACCGACCATATCCTTTTCATTGCAGCCGGTGCTTTTCATGTCAGTAAACCGAGCGATTTAATTCCCGAGCTGCAAGGAAGATTTCCTTTACGTGTTGAATTAGAAGCATTAACAGAAGATACACTTTATAAAATTTTAACACAAACACAAAGTTCTCTGCTTAAACAGTATCAAGCCCTTTTGGCTGTTGAAGGGATGGAATTAATATTTGAGGATGAGGCTGTCAGAGCTATTGCAAAACTTGCACATCGAGCTAATGAAACGGCTGAAGATATTGGAGCAAGACGATTGCACACAGTATTAGAGCTTATCCTTGAAGACATTAGCTTTAATGCTGCTGAGTACAAAGGAAAAGAGTTCATTATTACAGCAAAACTAGTACATGAAAAACTGGATGACGCCGTAGAAGATGAAGATTTATCAAGATATATATTATAG
- the hslV gene encoding ATP-dependent protease subunit HslV has translation MFDATTILAYRGKNKSVIGGDGQVTFGDSVLKGNATKIRTLYHGKILAGFAGSTADAFNLFDMFEEFLENKKGDLLKSVVEFSKAWRKDKVLRRLEAMMIVLNKEHIFILTGNGDVVEPEDGEIASIGSGGNFAISAARALKKHASLDEEDLVKESLHIAADLCIYTNHNIKTLILEDA, from the coding sequence ATGTTTGATGCCACTACCATACTGGCCTACAGAGGCAAAAACAAATCCGTTATCGGCGGTGACGGTCAAGTCACCTTTGGAGACAGCGTATTAAAGGGTAATGCAACTAAAATTCGTACACTGTATCACGGTAAAATCCTTGCAGGATTTGCCGGAAGCACTGCTGATGCTTTCAACCTGTTTGATATGTTTGAAGAGTTTTTAGAAAATAAAAAAGGGGATTTGCTCAAGTCCGTTGTTGAGTTTTCTAAGGCTTGGAGAAAAGACAAGGTTTTACGCCGTCTTGAAGCCATGATGATTGTTTTAAACAAGGAACATATTTTTATACTGACAGGAAACGGTGATGTTGTCGAGCCTGAAGACGGTGAAATAGCTTCCATTGGCAGCGGCGGAAATTTTGCTATATCCGCTGCACGCGCTTTGAAAAAACATGCTTCGCTCGATGAGGAAGACCTTGTCAAAGAATCTCTACACATCGCAGCTGACTTATGTATATATACAAATCATAATATAAAAACTTTAATTTTAGAGGATGCGTAA
- the rplI gene encoding 50S ribosomal protein L9 — MKVLLVKDVKSLGKAGDVKEVKDGYGKNFLIGKGFAKHATPEILAEHKAEQERLKAAEAAEIASLKEIAQKLDKIEVVITKKVGNNGHLFGAITKEEVANVLKEQHGIEIDKKAITDKMAVKTVGEHDLDLKLGHGIHAKLHVDVQGE, encoded by the coding sequence ATGAAAGTATTGTTAGTAAAAGATGTTAAAAGTTTAGGTAAAGCCGGCGACGTCAAAGAAGTAAAAGATGGTTACGGAAAAAACTTTTTAATAGGTAAAGGCTTTGCAAAACATGCAACACCTGAAATTTTAGCTGAGCATAAAGCTGAACAAGAAAGACTCAAAGCAGCCGAAGCAGCCGAAATTGCAAGTCTCAAAGAAATAGCACAAAAACTCGATAAAATTGAAGTTGTTATCACGAAAAAAGTAGGAAACAACGGTCATCTTTTTGGTGCTATTACAAAAGAAGAAGTTGCCAATGTCCTCAAAGAGCAGCATGGTATTGAAATAGACAAAAAAGCAATTACAGATAAAATGGCTGTAAAAACAGTCGGTGAACACGATTTGGATTTAAAACTTGGTCATGGTATTCATGCCAAATTACATGTAGACGTGCAGGGAGAATAA
- a CDS encoding ferredoxin-thioredoxin reductase catalytic domain-containing protein has protein sequence MSMIKIDMNSPEFQAELEKTIKFTDKVNAQFGWVYNPQEDVNEGVQMGLARNKMMYKKRFCPCFMVDTTGEKPKSVDDRVCPCKPAIEKEIPQDGVCHCGIFCTPEYAEKKRVELGMEEVSHTHSRGLTKEECELLVNKNELDGDELVSLLEARELGMVNFKLVDVREYMEWQMGHIKGADKLVPTSSFFQTWEEAKIGKDENIILYCHVGSRSAHVARILTDNGYTKIGNLTNGIVSYSGEIER, from the coding sequence ATGAGTATGATTAAAATTGATATGAATTCGCCGGAGTTTCAGGCTGAACTAGAAAAAACAATCAAATTTACCGATAAAGTAAATGCGCAGTTTGGCTGGGTGTACAACCCTCAAGAAGATGTAAACGAAGGTGTGCAGATGGGTCTTGCGCGTAACAAAATGATGTACAAAAAACGTTTTTGCCCTTGTTTTATGGTTGACACTACAGGTGAAAAGCCAAAATCTGTTGATGACAGAGTCTGCCCATGTAAGCCTGCCATAGAAAAAGAGATACCACAAGACGGTGTCTGTCACTGTGGAATTTTCTGTACTCCAGAATATGCTGAGAAAAAGCGCGTTGAACTAGGAATGGAAGAGGTTTCCCATACACATTCAAGAGGGCTTACAAAAGAAGAGTGTGAACTGCTTGTAAACAAAAATGAGTTAGATGGTGATGAACTTGTTTCACTTCTTGAAGCACGTGAACTCGGGATGGTTAATTTTAAACTTGTGGATGTTCGTGAGTACATGGAGTGGCAAATGGGGCACATTAAAGGTGCGGACAAATTGGTACCTACAAGTTCATTTTTCCAGACATGGGAAGAAGCAAAAATCGGCAAAGATGAAAATATCATACTTTACTGCCATGTAGGAAGCCGTTCTGCACATGTTGCGAGAATTTTAACAGATAACGGTTACACAAAAATTGGCAACCTTACAAATGGTATTGTTTCTTACTCTGGTGAAATTGAAAGATAA
- a CDS encoding argininosuccinate synthase, with protein sequence MKKSVKKVVLAYSGGLDTSVILKWLQDEYKCEVVTFTADLGQGEELEPARTKALELGIKPENIFIDDLREEFVKDFVFPMFRANAIYEGEYLLGTSIARPLIAKRQAEIAKITGADGVAHGATGKGNDQVRFEMGYLGQDSTLTIIAPWREWDLNSREKLLAYAAEHGIQIEKKGKKSPYSMDANLLHISYEGGILEDPAAEPEESMWLWTASPEKAPDAAEYIELTYKNGDPIALNGEELSPATMLKTLNEIGGKHGIGRVDIVENRFVGMKARGCYETPGGTIMLKAHRAMESITLDREAAHLKDEMMPRYAKLIYNGFWFAPEREMLQAAIDQTQKWVEGTVRLKLYKGNVTVVGRSSDVSLFNPEYSTFEEDEVYNQKDAEGFIKLNALRFIIEGKARNKFKNK encoded by the coding sequence ATGAAAAAAAGTGTTAAAAAAGTTGTTTTAGCATACTCTGGCGGACTCGACACAAGTGTTATACTAAAATGGCTGCAGGATGAATACAAATGCGAAGTTGTTACATTTACGGCAGATTTAGGACAAGGCGAAGAGCTTGAACCCGCACGCACAAAAGCACTTGAACTTGGCATTAAACCTGAAAATATTTTTATTGATGATTTACGTGAAGAATTTGTAAAAGATTTTGTTTTCCCAATGTTTAGAGCCAATGCAATTTATGAAGGTGAATATCTTCTTGGTACTTCTATTGCCCGTCCTCTTATAGCAAAACGTCAAGCAGAGATCGCAAAAATTACCGGTGCCGACGGTGTTGCCCATGGTGCCACAGGAAAAGGAAATGACCAGGTTCGTTTTGAAATGGGCTACCTTGGACAGGATTCAACACTTACTATCATTGCACCTTGGCGTGAATGGGATTTAAACTCTCGTGAAAAACTTTTGGCTTATGCAGCCGAGCATGGGATTCAAATTGAGAAAAAAGGAAAAAAATCTCCTTATTCTATGGATGCGAACCTGCTTCACATCTCTTATGAAGGCGGAATTTTAGAAGATCCTGCAGCAGAGCCTGAAGAGTCTATGTGGCTTTGGACTGCTTCTCCTGAAAAAGCACCTGATGCTGCTGAGTATATTGAACTTACTTACAAAAACGGTGACCCGATTGCACTTAACGGCGAAGAGTTAAGCCCGGCGACAATGCTTAAAACACTAAATGAAATAGGCGGCAAACATGGTATTGGTCGTGTTGATATCGTTGAAAACCGTTTTGTCGGCATGAAAGCCCGTGGATGTTATGAAACTCCGGGCGGAACTATCATGCTAAAAGCGCACCGCGCAATGGAATCAATCACACTTGACCGTGAAGCGGCACATTTAAAAGATGAGATGATGCCTCGCTATGCAAAACTTATATATAATGGTTTTTGGTTTGCACCTGAGCGTGAAATGTTACAAGCAGCAATTGATCAAACACAAAAGTGGGTTGAAGGAACTGTAAGATTAAAACTTTATAAAGGCAATGTTACAGTTGTCGGAAGAAGCTCTGATGTATCACTTTTTAACCCGGAATACTCAACTTTTGAAGAAGATGAAGTCTATAATCAAAAAGATGCGGAAGGTTTTATTAAACTCAATGCATTACGTTTTATCATTGAAGGTAAAGCAAGAAATAAATTCAAAAACAAGTAG
- a CDS encoding flagellar protein FlaG: protein MDGIANVARQQQSQVGSAEVQGRAQEQSQQVQQSTQTRTKQSDVVKEIQESAVDNTKRMDSKESVEDLVKQLNDALAPLNTNIKFGVDRNDIFYVAAIDVKTDKMIRRFPAEQAQDFLPKMQEVSGILFDSKG, encoded by the coding sequence ATGGATGGCATTGCAAACGTTGCAAGACAGCAACAATCACAGGTAGGTTCTGCAGAAGTTCAAGGAAGAGCACAAGAACAGTCTCAACAGGTACAACAAAGTACGCAAACAAGAACAAAACAGTCTGATGTAGTCAAAGAAATACAGGAATCTGCAGTAGACAATACAAAAAGAATGGATTCGAAAGAAAGTGTAGAAGATTTGGTAAAACAACTCAATGATGCACTTGCACCGCTTAACACAAATATAAAATTCGGTGTGGATAGAAATGACATCTTTTATGTTGCGGCAATAGATGTAAAAACAGATAAAATGATTAGAAGATTTCCAGCTGAACAAGCACAAGATTTTCTTCCAAAGATGCAAGAAGTAAGTGGAATATTATTCGATTCAAAAGGATAA
- a CDS encoding MFS transporter, translated as MKEYITLLKEEKVLRKLSAIQLISYFGAWFSNVAIYTLLIELHVSAWVIGFVAMLNFLAGVIQAPLSGPIIDRMNPKKLMLSLIVVEIIATISLIFVTQISDLWLLYLLIFFKMAAASFYFTTEMSLLPKILHGSKLQRSNELHSIIWSLSYTLGMAVSGFVVYWFGIKTAFLLDGFMFVIAFVLLYKTQIQIEMLHVEENIFAMMKETFVYVKKNPKALHLMLVHSFVGLTAFDALVALMVERYYASVIATSLALGLLHSARAVGLVIGPIYIGKWINNKRLMYIFIAQGLAVWLWAFVMHNFYLSLAASVIVGFFTTTLWSYSYTLLQKNIEKKYYGRIVAYNDMLFLSSAAFTSYMIGFLATHSFSLEAITAIMGSGFFIGAIYYKYVLKSQKIKEIS; from the coding sequence ATGAAAGAATATATAACACTTTTAAAAGAAGAAAAAGTACTCAGAAAACTCTCTGCCATACAGCTGATTTCCTATTTTGGCGCATGGTTTTCCAACGTTGCTATTTATACGTTGCTTATTGAGTTACATGTATCGGCTTGGGTTATTGGTTTTGTAGCAATGCTGAATTTTTTGGCAGGTGTTATTCAGGCACCGCTCTCTGGTCCTATAATCGACAGAATGAACCCGAAAAAATTGATGCTTTCACTTATAGTTGTGGAAATTATTGCTACGATTTCTTTGATATTTGTCACACAGATTTCAGATTTATGGCTTTTATACCTGCTGATTTTTTTTAAAATGGCGGCAGCTTCGTTTTATTTTACGACGGAAATGTCACTTTTGCCGAAAATTTTGCATGGCAGTAAATTACAGCGCTCGAATGAACTGCATTCTATTATTTGGTCGCTTTCATATACATTGGGAATGGCTGTAAGCGGTTTTGTCGTTTATTGGTTTGGCATTAAAACCGCTTTTTTACTTGACGGTTTTATGTTTGTTATAGCTTTTGTGTTGCTTTATAAAACGCAGATACAAATTGAGATGCTTCATGTGGAAGAAAATATTTTTGCAATGATGAAAGAGACTTTTGTCTATGTAAAAAAGAATCCTAAAGCACTGCATTTGATGCTGGTACACTCTTTTGTCGGGTTAACGGCTTTTGATGCTCTTGTAGCATTAATGGTAGAGAGATATTATGCATCTGTAATAGCTACATCTTTGGCTCTTGGTCTTTTGCACTCCGCACGGGCAGTCGGACTTGTAATCGGTCCCATATATATTGGCAAATGGATAAACAATAAAAGACTAATGTATATATTCATAGCGCAGGGATTGGCCGTCTGGCTATGGGCATTTGTGATGCACAATTTTTATTTGTCACTTGCAGCAAGTGTCATTGTGGGATTTTTTACGACGACTTTATGGTCTTACAGTTATACGCTGTTGCAAAAAAATATAGAAAAAAAATATTATGGGCGTATTGTTGCCTATAATGATATGCTCTTTTTATCATCCGCTGCCTTTACATCCTATATGATTGGATTTTTGGCGACACATTCATTTTCTTTAGAGGCAATTACAGCTATAATGGGCAGTGGTTTTTTTATAGGAGCAATTTACTATAAATACGTACTAAAAAGTCAAAAAATTAAAGAGATTTCATGA
- a CDS encoding MATE family efflux transporter: MKHLVDILQVLIDMLMVGTVSVAALAAVGMSMQFMMIVNVLMTLYVIGGNALISRFIGQGRKNRASALLFSLVILAVILAFFVTIGGYFGSEHFYSWMGATPAVVEQGSIYFKILSLGIVVIFLDNLLYNALSAAGDTKSSFYIKLSSAGMNAFMNYVLIFGHFGFEAMGIEGAAIATVISYIFNVIAYYILIKKMNSSLDFVPIIRIKDVKRVLKVGWSAALDRGISSMSFLVFVSIITAYGTAELAGYQVGLRVEGIAFMPGFGFAIAAMALVGQNIGSKNFEQAYNMGIISGRIAYIFMGSVGLVMILFPEFLVSFFTKDTLTIAVASQYLILVGLAQIPLAIMFVYSAALRGAGATKTTLKVNVTSLWLFRVIPSYIAYKMGFGLAVIFAIMNIETLIKGIIYSYLYSKKEWLYTKV, from the coding sequence CTGAAACATCTTGTAGATATTCTTCAAGTCCTTATAGATATGCTGATGGTCGGAACGGTAAGTGTTGCAGCACTTGCAGCTGTAGGTATGAGTATGCAGTTTATGATGATAGTCAATGTTTTGATGACACTTTATGTCATTGGTGGAAATGCGCTCATTTCGCGTTTTATAGGGCAGGGGAGAAAAAACAGAGCCTCTGCACTGCTCTTTTCTCTTGTAATTCTTGCCGTCATTCTAGCTTTTTTTGTAACCATCGGCGGTTATTTCGGGAGTGAACATTTTTACAGCTGGATGGGTGCAACACCGGCTGTTGTAGAGCAGGGAAGTATTTATTTTAAAATCCTTTCCCTCGGCATTGTCGTGATATTTTTGGATAACCTGCTTTATAATGCCCTGAGTGCTGCGGGAGATACAAAGAGCTCTTTTTATATAAAGCTTTCCTCAGCAGGCATGAATGCTTTTATGAACTATGTATTGATATTCGGTCATTTCGGCTTTGAAGCGATGGGCATTGAGGGTGCGGCTATTGCAACGGTTATCTCTTATATATTTAATGTCATTGCTTACTATATATTGATAAAAAAGATGAATTCTAGTCTTGATTTTGTACCGATAATACGGATAAAAGATGTGAAAAGAGTGCTGAAAGTCGGCTGGAGTGCAGCACTTGACCGTGGTATATCAAGTATGAGCTTTCTGGTTTTTGTCTCCATTATAACAGCATACGGAACGGCAGAACTTGCAGGGTATCAGGTCGGGCTTCGGGTTGAGGGTATTGCTTTTATGCCCGGTTTTGGTTTTGCCATTGCCGCTATGGCTTTGGTCGGGCAGAATATAGGATCGAAAAACTTTGAACAGGCATACAATATGGGCATTATTTCGGGACGAATTGCTTATATTTTTATGGGGAGTGTTGGTCTTGTTATGATACTTTTTCCTGAGTTTCTCGTCAGCTTTTTTACCAAAGATACGCTTACGATTGCCGTTGCGTCACAGTATTTGATTTTAGTCGGGCTTGCTCAGATTCCACTTGCAATTATGTTTGTTTACTCTGCGGCACTTCGAGGCGCAGGGGCTACAAAAACAACACTTAAAGTCAATGTAACTTCTTTATGGCTTTTTCGTGTTATTCCCTCTTATATAGCTTATAAAATGGGCTTTGGTCTTGCAGTTATATTTGCCATTATGAATATAGAAACCTTGATAAAAGGGATTATTTACTCTTATTTATATTCGAAAAAAGAGTGGCTCTATACCAAAGTCTAA